tgcttttttttcgttATTGTTTGTAAATATGTAATTAATGCATGTAATTGTAACCTATAACTGTTTCTCTAGAATGACTGACAAGAAGGCAGTTATCAAAAATGCGGACATGTCCGAGGAGATGCAGCAGGATGCTGTGGACATTGCCACCCAGGCACTTGAGAAGTACAACATCGAAAAGGACATCGCAGCTTACATCAAGAAGGAGTTTGACAAGAAGTACAACCCAACCTGGCATTGCATTGTAGGGCGCAATTTTGGCTCCTATGTAACCCATGAGACCAAGCACTTCATCTACTTCTACCTTGGCCAAGTGGCTATCCTGCTTTTCAAATCTGGCTGAAGTCTCAAAGGGCACATCATAACACGAAGAACAGAAGACAGAGGTTGATATTTACATAGGACATGACTTCCGAAAGGCAGATTTTTTTTCACACATCTTCGTCTACTGTccctacgaacttttgaaaaaGCTTCAAAATGTCTGCTGGCAGCTGTGCTGAGAGCTTGGCTCGAACCTCTTGTCTTTTCATCTTTTGTATGAATGAAGGTTGTTTCCAGAAACACAGGAAGCAAAATAAGTCCTCTGTTATTTGTTGCAGATGAAAGTTAATTTATTGTCTTTCTTTTGTATAGTGCTTATCTCGGGAAGATAACTTGTTCTTGTGTGCGTTGTGTGCATCAGCATAATAAAACTTCATCTCTCATGTGTCAGTATCTCTTGCCTTGCCTTTTAGGTAGTGTGTTTGGAACCTGGTCAGATTCTGCTTTTTTAGCTAAATCTAGTCCCATTAACCTGTATAATTGCATAGCGGTATGTATATTAAGGTGGGGGCAGGTGGGAAAAAACTTACCCAGTGTCTACGTGGTCTACGTAAATAAAAAGCAATGCAAAAGTACTATTAACTGTGGTTACGCTGAGGGAAGGTAAAACAGGTAGGAACACTGGCATGACAAAGAACTAGAAAGTGGTTTTCAATATTTCATTCCTGGCAAAGTTCACATATTTTTCGttcagctgtcgtctgcttgacGGCTTGACATATTGCCCCACTTGTTTTGGTGTGCTTGGAAGGCAACATTGTGTTGgcaaaaaaagacgaaaaatgGCGGTACGGTGGGCGAAATATGTAGCCCGCTTTCCTCACAGCCTTTCGAGAACAGTTAATGCACGACAAGTGTCTTCCGACACCTATCGCAGTGAGGTTATAGATGACGCACTCAAGGAACATAACACAAACTTTGGTTTTCAGAAGGTTAGCGAAAGCGAAAAAGCCGATAAAGGTACGTTCTAGAAGGCGCTGTCCACACATATCCAAATGcatatttttgtcgtttccCACATACATATGGGTCAATGTAGCTTGTGTGTGGGGCATGCAGCTGTAGAATTGATTCCTTGGTTTTTGTAACCTTCGAGCGTTCTGCCCTGAATTTGTATTTTGGTACTGAAGCACGGTACGGCTAATTCAGAAACAGACAGATTAGATCAATTACGATAGATTAGATTACGGTCGATTACGAACTCTTGGGGCTTGGGCGCGTAGTATACACTGCGGATGCTGCAGAGTCCACCCGATGCGAAGGGAAAGTCACcaacatcaccatcatcattaaTTGTCTGATTGGGAATTTTTGCTGGTTTTACAGGGTGTCTGTCCTGTCCCTCTATCTGTTCCCAGACTGCTCTCACGAGTCTGGCCCTTTCCTTTTAGCTTGAAACTGATGAGAAATTTGAGAGCAAAATATGTGAGTCTCCAATACCACCAATGATAACACGCAGTAGCAGATGATCAAACTTCGCAGAGCAGTTTGCGGACCAGTGTCTGTGTGGGTGACAAGAGCTGTGTGAAAACACCAGTGGTCTATCCAGAACCCCAAGCGccgaggggtgttggaaaaaatgggggggggggggttcattattatagttacgtcattacagcttaacacatcattaccgacatgtatctaaagctgaaatcgcaagggcacacACAAACCATCTGAGGCTTACACTTTCCTATTCGATTGGGCGCTCAGTGGATAGCCAGGGTAGGGGGAGTGCTGGGGTTCGGACGTTGCATTTTGGGAAGGGAAATGGGGGGTGGAATCCTCCTCCCCATGTAAActtcccatagaacccctcccaaaatatttttgtggCTATGCCACTGACTGGTGCGGTGGTCTGAGGATGTGAAGACATGGCAGAGAGCGGTACTGAAGCGATaccaaaggggggaaaaagtggAATACTATATGAAAAAGTTTCAAAGGACATATTTTTGGCTACTGCCACACAGAGTTCTTTTTTTACCAAGTAAACTGTCCACATGACAGTAAGTGTTGCTTCATGTTTGTTGGGGGCGAATACAAACCATACAGGTACTGCCTTGTGAATAAAGCGAGCTTGTTCCTCTAATACTGTGTCATATTTATTCTCTGAATTAGAGCAATATTATATGTGCACTAGTTACGTGTGGCAGAGAGCTGATGATCGCGTTCTTGACGGTGGTGATGCTGTAGCACTGAACTGCATGTGAATTATTGGTTAAAAAAATTGCTAAGCAGATCAGGAGGAAGATTTAACTTCTACCTAGGTCGTCTGATGGATGTAAAGCAGAATgccgtttttttccttttaacaGCATAATTCATCCAAAGATCAGCGTTCACTTTGAAAATGTCTAGGCCCCCTAAGATGAAAAACTGGTCCAGGGCTGAGCAGGTTTGGCTTATTCAGCCCTCATTAATCACTTATCACGCAGCAAGCATCAATTTCTTGTTTGTGTTCTCACTACATGGTGCCCCTATGAGCTATTAACTATGGGAGGGGTGTTTAACGACTTACGATGCCAAAGGCAGTCCCAGTCTTTAGGTATGGGGGAATATAGAGAATGTATGCATTTTATTTATCTAACCTTGAGAGAAACTCATTCAAATTCAGTTTTGAAAATTGTTTGTAAATAGCAGGCACACCTAGCATCGTTAGGCAGTGAATGTATGCTAATATGTATGCTATATGCTGTaatatgtatgcatgtatgctAATATGCATGCTATCCAGATACTCCATTTTCCTGGTCTGACCCAAATTTATGTCTGATGCGAGCCTAAACTTAGACATGCTGAACCTTagatgcaaagaaaaaaatctgtaaaCTAATATTAGTTTTTCACTTGCCCAATTAACATTTTGGGTTTCAGTGGAACAGAACTCCTGCGCTTTACTTTTTGTTGCTAAACCGTTAGAAGACAATAGGTGCATAAGAACGTGCCTATCACATCCTTTGGCCTCCATCCATTGCTAACAGTGCCACTTCAATACTTGAGAACTTGACTGCAAGTGCAACACATGGACACGATGAAAGAATAATGACGGATAATAACCTGGTTCAGGCCACTGGTTTCCATGCTATTTGTTTTTCCAGTGTGCGGAACAGCAGCCTATATATTCCCAGTTTTATTGCCTATAGTAGATTTTGTCTGTTGTGGTTCTGTGCGTTACTATTTGATAATGCTTTAAAATGGAACCTACCCGAAGTATCGTTGTGTCTGAAAACGCTGACATGCCTGCAAAGCATTAGTAAAAACCACCACATACATTGGTTATGGCGACAAATTATGTCTGCCAATACATATCACGAATGTTGCCCAGCTCCGAATGTGCATAGATTTATGTGCGGTACAATACATGTCATATACGTCTGTTGTGCAGTTGTTATAACAACATGGTGAAGTGTTGCCTGTTTCCTTGGCATTTCAGTTCGTCATGTTTTCAGCAATGTCGCGGAAAAATACGACTTGATGAACGATGCCATGAGCTGCGGCGTTCACCGGCTCTGGAAGGACAGGCTAATATCTGTACTTGGCCCACTTCCTGGAATGCAGCTGATTGACGTAGCTGGTGGAACAGGTGGGTGACTGACTTCTGGACGTTGAAAAGAAATCGAGACTGGTCACGCAACGATAcccatatctgctgcttttgtgGCTTTTTCTGCCTTTCTGCAGGTATTTTTTGAGGGAGTTGCGAGATCTTTGGGGAAATTAAGGGAGTGTGGGGGGTTTGCTGGGAAGATCCCTGCATATTGATGTGCTGTGGGCATACATGCAGTAATTTTTCATATTACTGCCACATGCAGAGCACATTTGTACTTAGAATCCTAGAAGAGCTCCTTTTGCAAGAACTGCGTTATGTCTGTTATTCAGCGGTGGAAAAGTAACCTTTGTAGTAAAGCATAGTGTGTAGTAAAGTGCATAGTGTTTGTGTTGTACTGTCACTCATCCTGTGTGCTTAGTGTTTTTATTCAGGAGAATGTACCGACATGCCTGTGATCAGGTTTTATGAAGTAGCGCGGTTGAGGACCAGTCACTGTTAATGTTCTTATTTCTTGAGAGCACCTTGTACAGTCCACTGTACTAGAGTACTACTCACCCACTTCAGCAACATTgtcgtctttttcttttgtcttccCCTATAGGTGATATCTCTCTAAGGTTTCTGCAAGCTATAAGGTATCAAGAGCTCAAGAGGGAAAGCAGTTACATTGATGAAGAGCATAGTGCACGGCCTACAAGTGCACATGTCGTAGATATTAATCGTGAAATGCTGTCGGCTGGAAAAAGAAGTAGGGGACACTTGTATCCAGGTATGTCAGTGTTCACATTTGGTTTGCCCAAAATCTGAGTTGGCTTTAAAGCCAACTTGGTAAAAGTCTTTGGAGTCTGCACGGTGTGGAAATGAATTCTTGCTGTACgtcaccacgacctactagattatagccaccatgtcatacggaccccttcccagcgccgcatttggtggctagcggtggcgctactcatcggcccggttattgcttcctcaatttctacagtactctgtactttagcttaccttagtatttttgtacaagcggtggacgtcgCACGAgggatgcttctttctaaagttgattatcatcatcattcatcatcatcgttttcataggaactgttgctgtcgtctgctacggtagtcgtacgtctgctacggtagtcgtacgtctgcTTCTGTGcattcagaattcaaatttccatcgtccaatcgtgatgtagatctcgcgggctgATGAGTAGCGCCCGTAGCGGATCGTGTGGACAGACTCTCTATTaggtttgccgattatgacatggtcgctataatctagtatgTCGTGCTGTTCACACATATATGGCAAAAggacaaagggggggggggggaagtaaACAACATGAATTAGCTGACGATGATCATGAGAAGCACTTTCGCACTCTTCTTTAATGAACTtgaataacaaagacggttaagagcatcaactgtttactatatgcattaaaaacaagactttcgtgcagtaggctgcacttcttgaTGAACTTGCTTAGTCCACATGGGCATTTTGAAGTTGGTGGGCAAGGTAACATTGGAAtttcataacgtaaaagcgctaaaaacaggacgaacacaagacacacacaacatcaagcactcactttcaacaactttgttgtgtgtgtcttgtgttcgtcctgtttttagcgcttttacgttataAAAGTCTaccaccaacaagcccaaagggaTGTTTTAATGTAACATTGCAAAACGTATGCAATGGAAGCTGCAAACATGCTCTGCTTTCCTTTTCCATTGCGGAATGGTGTCATTGCTATACCTCGTACTGCAAATGACATGCAGAGAAACTGAAAGGATGGCGGCTAGCTGGTGGAGACTCATAGTGCAAGAAAACCTTGTGCTCGAGGACACGTAAGAGACGAACACACACATGAaagccttcgtgtgtgtgtgtttgtcttttacatgtcctcaagctcaaggttttcTTGCACATGCAGAGAAGTTGAATTTGTAAAGATACTGCTACTTTACCTTGTCTATTAAATTAAGGACTTTGAAGCACACTTACGGCAATAAGACCTGACATGAAAGCCGGACAGGTGGCTGCAGTCGTTGATGGTGTATGCCTGACCCACGGGGACAAAATTATATATTTATTCATTGGTGCGATACTGCTGACTGCTTGTTGGCAGTCGTAGCAGGAAAGGATAATTACACAGCACATGCAACATGTTACACAACAACACAGAAACATGGATCAGAACAATTGTATAACAACACCGTAGCAGTAAATAATTACACAAAAAATCAGTTGCAAACCTAGGCAGTGCTCTACGTGGGAGATGCTCACTGTACAAAGAGTGGTTAAGAAAAAAATCTAATGTTGGGGCATTGGTAATTTCCTGACCTAAAGCATTCCACTCGTTCATAGTGCCAGCTCAATAGGAAAATTTGAAAATGTTTGTCCGATACATTGGAATACCCAATGTATGACTGTGACGTGAACGAACCAGACCATGTCAGATCATATCACCCGTATGTTTAGTATAATTTATTTAGAGACATTTTAATGGTGAAGCTTGATTTTGATGAAATTTGTTGTGCATTCCAGAGCTGTCGTGGACACACGCAGATGCAGAATGCTTACCGTTCCCTGATAACTCTTTTGATGTGTACACCATTGGCTTTGGCATCAGGAATGTCACACATATTGACAAGGTAAGTTGTGCACACTTAATGCATaaatgtacacacacacacacacacaaggaatATTTAATACGGTTAGGGTGTAGCATTTAAACGCTGTGCGTTTATTACTgtgtactgtagaagtagtAATTTTTGCGAGTACTTGAGCAGTAAGTTTTGCTGAAATTTGTAACAAATAAGATTATAATGATATCAAAGTGTATACCCTATTTATTGCAGCATTTTTTAACACACCTTGCAGTGGTTTAAGTGCTTAACATTAGATCCATGTACACTCATCACTTCAGTTGACCACACCCAATGTTTTGTTCCCGCATGTTGGCACCAGCCATGCCTGCTTTTCGCGATTCTGGCACATACGTCACTATCTCGGACTTGCAGTTCTGCTCTTGTGTATCTCCACATACAAATAGAGTGTGCGTCATACAGCTTCAGGAATGAAAGCCTCGTTGAAAGGCTCATTGATCGAGTGTCTCACTACATTCAGACATTGATCGCGTGACATAAATCACCTTGTATAAgacatgcatgatgtaaaacccccgagactagggaacacgaagggacagacacaacacaaagtctcaaacacagctgaaaacataacttcacagtccacaaatatatacacaacaGAGGGGAAGAAAAACAcgcagttgaggacaaaataagAGATCAGTTCAGGAGAACGAGcagtctgctcaaggccggaccaaagattacggatgggttgctggCACGGTTCCCACAAGTGGTTATACAAAGGGTCTCTGTCAGAAGCattctgtgagggtccacttcagAAGCCTTTACAATTCTTTCATCCCacagagggaagcaatctgaacATTCCTCCAAATGATTAGCAATTTCGGAGTTTGAAGCTTGAGTTTCTACGTATAAggaatgctctctcaaacgatgTTTTGTCTGGCCagtataacagaaaccacaagctaggaggatctgataaacaacgtttgaagaacaggtTTTACGTTATGCATCAAcatcaccagcttgcttgcttgcttcttagccatctttttaTTGTAAGTCATGCTGGTTGACATACCGAAAGTACTCCTCCTTTAAAGTATTTGATGCGCAACCTCATAAAATGAGTTCATACAATAGTGGAAGCCCTCAGGATCCTAATGTCGCAATTTTGTCCCACTcacactcgttttttttttaggaaatCGAAACTGAAAGTTGTGGGTAACACTGTGCCGAAGTAGGCACCAACTTTGCGTTTCCCGTCAAGGACAgtggcaaaactacattgcatgcgcaatAACATCACTGTCTAATGCAGCGACGTTTACAGTGAGCCGTGTGGAAACCAAaatcacacgcacacacacaaaatactgTGTACATGAGTGCCAGTGTTGCCCGCTAATATTCGGTTGACTCACACCAGGTGCCGCCCCGATCGATTTCATTACGATTTTAACAACATCGAGCGACATATCGTGTGTGATGTGTTGCGAGGTCCCTTATAACCAACAAGCTCCTGAACGACACGAAACATGCAAACTGGTTGATCGTTGCTGTAGGTCATTCTTTTGGGCACCGTCACAGCCCTGTGCTCTGTCCACCCCTGTGGAGATAGGTATGATCTCACAATATTCAGTCTATGTATTTCTCAAAGATGCTGATGCCTGCGAAGCTTTGAATGGCCTCCATCAAATCAGAATGGTTATTTTTGTAGCACCTTTGGACAGGTCAACTCTTCAACCTTCTTTGGCATGTATCGATGGATAAAATAGGTATAACAGGAGGAGCTTAACACGACAAGGATGTCAGGATAGCCTAAGTCACGACAGAAATAACTATAACAT
This sequence is a window from Ornithodoros turicata isolate Travis chromosome 10, ASM3712646v1, whole genome shotgun sequence. Protein-coding genes within it:
- the LOC135371147 gene encoding 2-methoxy-6-polyprenyl-1,4-benzoquinol methylase, mitochondrial-like isoform X1, encoding MAVRWAKYVARFPHSLSRTVNARQVSSDTYRSEVIDDALKEHNTNFGFQKVSESEKADKVRHVFSNVAEKYDLMNDAMSCGVHRLWKDRLISVLGPLPGMQLIDVAGGTGDISLRFLQAIRYQELKRESSYIDEEHSARPTSAHVVDINREMLSAGKRSRGHLYPELSWTHADAECLPFPDNSFDVYTIGFGIRNVTHIDKVLSEARRVLRPGGRFLCLEFSHVGNPLLRSLYDTYSFQVIPALGMLLARDWHSYQYLVESIRKFPKQDLFSGMIMDAGFKNVSYENLMGGIAAIHSGFKI
- the LOC135370342 gene encoding dynein light chain 1, cytoplasmic → MTDKKAVIKNADMSEEMQQDAVDIATQALEKYNIEKDIAAYIKKEFDKKYNPTWHCIVGRNFGSYVTHETKHFIYFYLGQVAILLFKSG
- the LOC135371147 gene encoding 2-methoxy-6-polyprenyl-1,4-benzoquinol methylase, mitochondrial-like isoform X2, producing the protein MESRLRTPLTSPASLPWVLSSAAHKIRHVFSNVAEKYDLMNDAMSCGVHRLWKDRLISVLGPLPGMQLIDVAGGTGDISLRFLQAIRYQELKRESSYIDEEHSARPTSAHVVDINREMLSAGKRSRGHLYPELSWTHADAECLPFPDNSFDVYTIGFGIRNVTHIDKVLSEARRVLRPGGRFLCLEFSHVGNPLLRSLYDTYSFQVIPALGMLLARDWHSYQYLVESIRKFPKQDLFSGMIMDAGFKNVSYENLMGGIAAIHSGFKI
- the LOC135371147 gene encoding 2-methoxy-6-polyprenyl-1,4-benzoquinol methylase, mitochondrial-like isoform X3, yielding MWSFRHVFSNVAEKYDLMNDAMSCGVHRLWKDRLISVLGPLPGMQLIDVAGGTGDISLRFLQAIRYQELKRESSYIDEEHSARPTSAHVVDINREMLSAGKRSRGHLYPELSWTHADAECLPFPDNSFDVYTIGFGIRNVTHIDKVLSEARRVLRPGGRFLCLEFSHVGNPLLRSLYDTYSFQVIPALGMLLARDWHSYQYLVESIRKFPKQDLFSGMIMDAGFKNVSYENLMGGIAAIHSGFKI